Genomic DNA from Acidimicrobiales bacterium:
GTGGCTGTTCGACGAAACCGCCCGTTCGCTGGTCACACCGGGATTGGCAGTTTTCGTGCAGACCGTGCTCGCTGTCGCGCTGCTCCGCCGAGTACTCGGCCACGATGTCGCCATCCGACGGACCCGGCGTTCGATCGAGGTGCTCGGTGTGGCCGTCGTGACATCGGCGGTCGGTGCCACGATCGCGGTCGCCGAAACCCTCTCCCCCGTCGTCGGTGATCGATTCGACTCGTGGGTCTCGTGGGCCCTGGGCGATCTGGTCGGCCTGCTGGTCGTGCTTCCTCTGGTCCTCGCACCGCGCGTGCCACTCGTCATTCCCCGAGAGGCATCGGTCGTTCGCGAGAGCGTGCTCAGCGTCGCCTTGCTCGTGATTGCCGTGGCGATCACGTTCAACATGTCGAACTCGGCCGTGTACGTGATTGCGCCAGGGATCCTGTGGCTGGCGATCCGCTTCGGCCCTCGAGTTGCGGCACCGTGTGCACTCTTCACGGTCGTCGCCGGCACCATCCTCACCGGCGACGGCCACGGCCCGTTCCTCACCGGCGACCACCCGGTGCTCCACGTGCAGGGTTTCAACCTGGCGGTCGGGCTGTGCTCGCTCGTCGGCGGCGCGCTGGCGGTGCGGGCCTGGGACGACCAGCAGCACCTCGGCGCGATGGTGGCGGCCATGCCCGACGCCACGCTGATCAAGAATCGCAGCGGCCAGCTGCTGAATGCCTGGATCCCACAGGCCATGAGCGATGCGTCGGTGAACCTCCTCAGCGCCACACCTCGGTCGAACCATCCGCTCGACACAATCGACGCCGGTTCCGTCGAACCCACGATCCACCTCACACTTGACGGTCGTACGCTCGAACAGCGGACCGCCGCCATGGTCGACGGGCGAACCTTGCACCTCTTCCGCGACATCAGCGAGGAGGAGGAGCGACGGCGACAGCTTTGCGCTCGACGTGAGCAGCTCACGGCGGCGATCGCCGACGAGCAGGCTCGACTCGGCAAGCGACTGCACAACGCACCGGTCCAACTCCTGACCGCTGCGCTGCTGCGGATCGGCGAGGAACGTTCACGGCGTGACTCGAACGACCTGGACGACGCCGAATCGATGATCGCAGAGGCCATCGGACAACTACGATCCGTGTCCGACCAACTCGTTCCGCCCGATGTCGAGGCCGGCGGCCTGGTCGATACGCTCGTCCAATTCGGACACCAGTTCCTCTCGTCGCCCGATGTTGCGCTGGCCTCACACGACCAGTCCTCGCCTCACGTCACCGGCCAAACGGCGTCGACGCTGTACCTCATCGGCAGAGAGGCGTTGACGAACGTCGCGCTCCACGCGGACGCGAGTCGAGTCACGATCGACCTTGCCACCAGTGACCGTGAAGCGATCTTGCGAATCGAGAACGACGGGCGCGGGTTGCAGCCGGTCGATGGATCAGACCGCCGCCATCTCGGCGTGGAACTCATGCGTCAGCGGGCCACTGCCCTCGGCGGTTCGCTGGAGATCGAAGCCGGCCCGAGTGGTGGCGTCGTCGTCACGGCGCTCGTCCCGATCAGCTGAGGGTCCGACGTTCGGGAATCTCGATCAGGCCAAGTTGCACCGCCTTGACCACTGTCTCGAGCTGCGAGGTCGCCTCGAGCTTGGTCAGGATCGACCGTATGTGCGAACGCGTCGTATGAATCGACGTGAACAGTGTCTCGCTGATCTCCTTCGCCGCACGACCACCCGCGAGCAGCCGGAGGATGTCGAACTCGCGCTCGGTGAGTTCGGGTCGAGCTTGGTCGGTGACCGATGTGAGCGCGGCGATCGCATCGGCCGCAAAGACCGTCCCGCCGTCGAACACGGTGCGAATCGCTCGCTCGAGCTCCGCCAACGGTGAGCCCTTGTGCACGAAGCCGGCGCACCCGGTTTGGGCAGCGGTTGCGGCCACCAGCGCCTGGCTCCATCCGCTGAGGACGAGCACCACCGCACCTGCGGCGGCGGCCTGCGGGACGATGTCGGTGCCGAGCCCGTCGCCGAGGTCGCAGTCGGCCACCACCACATCGAAGGGGGCGGCGTCGCCCGAGCACTCGAGGAACTCCGCCAGCGAGTGCATCGTGGCGACGACCTCGATCCCGTCGCGACCGCCGAGACTGCTGGCAAGCGACTCCAAGAGCACTGCGTGATCGTCGATCACCACGATGCGGACGGGAGCGGCCGGTTCCATACGGCGTCGAGCCTACGACAGTATCCAGGCCCGGGCATGCCCCTCGTGCAAACGATTTCACCAAATTTGGGGATGCCCTGCGTTGGCGCCTGACGTCATCATGAGCATCTCGGGTGCCGAGGCGATCGCCGCCGTCCTCGGCACCCAACCTCCGACCACGACGGCGACAGACTCCAATGGTACGACCGTCGCCCAGCTGCACGCCGACCGTGCACTGCGCCCGTCATCTCGACCGAGTCCGCGACCGTTCACTGGTCGCCGAACTGCGGATGCGACTCCTCAGCGCCGGTCAGACCATCGAGGCAACTCGATCGCTGACACTCGTCGAGGTCGAATTCGAGCAGCGGCGCGTGTGCCTCGTGGTCGACCGCCGTTGGCTCGCACTGGCCGCCGAGGCCCGTCGACTCGACGCCGACCTCGTCGAGGGCATCGGCGTCCCGACCACCGCACTCGTGGCGCTGCTCGATGGCACCGCAGCGCAGTGGTCGAACATCGACCGTTCGTGCACAGCGCCTTCCGGCCCGACGGCACCCTCGTGCTCCGCCTCGGCGATCGGACGAGTTGCCCTCGCTGCGACTGAGACCCGGCTACATGTCGATGGCGTTCCGTGTGGTCTCGACCAGTTCGGCGAAGTCGGCAAGTTCGGTGTCGGACAGGACGCCGTAGAACGGTTCGAGCATGCGCGCAGTGATCACCTCGGCCTCGAGCCGCTGCTCTCGCACCTCAGCCGGATCACGGAACGGGCCCACGAACCCCATCTGCTCGGCGTACCCCGGCCCGGTACGAGGCGGGGCGTTGGTGGAGGCAAGAATCGCGTCGAGCGGGGTGAGTCCGACGGAGAGAATGGCCACGAGATGGGCGGCACCGCGCATCTCCCGCAGCGTCTGCGTGGTCATCGCCACCCGCTGTCCGTAGGTCTCGCCCTGAGGCATCCGGCGCCATCCCTCGAAGATCGCGCCGAGGCTCGCCGGAGCGGCATCGATGATCCGTCGCCCGAGCAGGTGCAACCGTTCCATCCGCTCCGGGTCGAAGCGGGCGAGCTCGGCGTCGCCCCAGGCGAGTACCCGGCCTGCGTACTCGGCGGCGACCATCGACGGGCTCAGGTGTTCCGGTATCGCCGCCCATGCCGCAGCGACCGAGCTCGGTTCCTTGAAGCCGAGGACCGCTGTCGCCGTCTCCGCAGTGCAGTCACCCATGACGCCGGCTCGACCCACGATCCAGAAGTCGTTGCCGCTCCGCATGCCGACCGCCACGCCGTAGTCGGCGGTCGCCGGGGCCATCATCCACCCTCGGGTGAACTGCTGCAGCGGTTTGAACGTACGCTCGATGGCCTCGCTCACCGATGGCCGCGAAACGTCCCCCACTCCCGTGTCGGTCATGCCGCACCTTTCTGTCTGCTGGCGATGGAACCGCATCAGCGTGCAACGTTTCGCCTGACCAAGCAAGTGCTTGGCGTATCGCCTCTGGAGGTGACATGCTTCGCCCGGGACCATTGACCGATTCGGGGGAACACCATGGCAGCACGTGACGGCGAGGCCTACCTCAAGGGACTGCGGGCAACGAGCCGGGAGATCTGGCTCGGCGGCGAACGGGTGGACGACGTCGTCGAGCATCCGATGTTCGCCGGCGGGGCCAAGGCAATCGCTGCCTACTACGACCTCCAGATGGAGCGCCCCGACCTCCTGCTCGTCGACGACCCGGAGTCCGGTGAACCGATCAACGTAAGCCATCGAGCACCGCGCACGGTCGAGGAACTCCGCCATCGCGGCGACGGCCTGCGAGCCATCGCCGAACTCAGCATGGGCGTGATGGGGCGCACCCCCGACTACATGAACGTCACCTTCGCCGGTTTCGCCGAGGATCGCACTCGCTGGGCGGGCGAGGACGGATCCAACGAGGCGGGCTATCAGCGCCTGGTCGACTTCCAGCGCCGACTGCGACGCGACGACCTGTCACTCACCCACACGATCGTCCACCCCACCGTCAACAAGGCGACCGACAAGAACTTCGTCGACAACCCGGTGCCGCTCCACAAGGTCGGCGAAACGCCCGACTCGATCATCGTGCGCGGCGCGCGGTTGCTGGCCACGCTCGCCCCCTACGCCGACGAACAGACCGTCTACCCCGGCGGCCCGCTCCCCCCAGGCTCGCCATCGGAATACGCGCTCTCGTTCACCCTGCCAATGGACACGCCCGGTCTCGTGTTCCTCTGCCGCGATTCGGGGATGCGACCCGATGTCGACCCGGTCGACGCCCCGTTCTCCAGCCGCTTCGACGAACAGGATGCGTTCTGCATCTTCGATGATGTCGAGGTGCCGAAGGCCAACGTGTGGATCGACGGCAACGTCGAGGTCTACAACTCGGTGATGGGCATGAGCTCGTGGTGGCCGAACATCATGCAGCAGACCACCGTGCGCGCCCTCACCAAGCTCGAGTTCGCCTACGGGTTGGCGTCTCGGATGGCCGACACGATCGGCGACGCCTCGGAACGCACCCTCGAATTCCTCGGCGAGATCCTGGGCTACGTCGAGATGACACGCAGCGCGCTGATCGCCGGCGAAGCCCGCTACACCACCTGGGAGAGCGGCATGGTCTCGCTCGAGGCGCGGGCGATGCATCCACTCCGAGCGCTGCTGCCCGAATGGTTCACCCGAGTCAACGACATCATCAAGATCATCGGAAGTCACAATCTGCTGCAGGTCTCCAGCCAAGGGCAGATCGCCGACGCCCGCATCAACGCCCTCATCGGCGAGTTCATGCCCGGTGCCGACGACATCACCGCCGAGGACCGATCGAACATCTTCCGCACGGCATGGGACTTCGCCGGCTCATCGCTCGGCGGCCGCAACGAACTGTACGAACGCAACTACCTGTCCTCGGCCCGCACCAACCGGATGAACTCGCACCGCATCTACTCCGCCGAGGCCCGCCGGCGCGGCGACGAACTCATCGACAAGCTCCTGAGCGACGCCCGAGGTCGGCGCTGAGGTCTCACGGCTCGAGCATGGCGAGCCGACCGAGCAGTTCGGTCAGCGTGGCCAGCCCATCCGCCCCGAGCGTTTCCTCGATCCGTTCGTACTGACGGCGCAGTTCGTCGGCAACACTCGCCACCGTCTTTCGCCCGAGGTCGGTGGCCGAACACTCGACCCGGCGGGCATCGGCAGGGTCGATCGTCCGACTGATCAAACCACGCTCGTCGAGCACGGGCAGCATGCGGGCGATGCTCGGACCGAGCAGTGCGGTCGATGTTGCCAGCTCGCCGACCGACATCGACGACGGCGAGCCGACCAGTGCTCGCAACACTCGCCACTGCTGCTCGGTCAGATCGAGCGGACGAAGGACGGGGACGAACAATCGCAGTACACCGTCTCGAGCTCGCGCCAACGAGATGGGGAGCGACTCCGGAAGTGGTGGGAGTCCTGACGCTGCGACATCGGCATGCACGGCTTCACGGTAGCCCTTGCCAACCTATCTAACGTGTTAGATACTCTGCTCGGGACCATGACACGCAGGAGCAACCGATGACCACCATCGACGACGGCCAGATCGAGACCAGCGTCCGCATCGAGGGCACTCCCGACACCGGCACGGCGTACGGCATGCAGCCCGGCACCCACGATGCCGACCTCACCGAGGTCGGGCCTGGCACCCCGATGGGCGAACTCCTTCGGCGCTACTGGCATCCGATCGCGTTGTCCGAACAGGCCACCGACCTTCCGAAGCTGGTACGGATCCTCGGCGAGGACCTGATCCTCTACCGTGACACCGAGGGGCGCACCGGCCTGATGCACCCCCGCTGCACCCACCGGGGAACGTCGCTCCTCTACGGCCGGGTCGACGAACACGGCATCCGCTGTTGCTACCACGGCTGGGCGTTCGACACCGAAGGCCGCTGCACCGACCAGCCGTGCGAACCCAACAACGGCCCGAGCCGCGACAAGTTCCGCCAGCCCTGGTACCCGACCGAGGAGCGCTACGGGTTGGTGTGGGCCTACATGGGACCACCCGAACGCAAGCCGCTCCTCCAGCGCTACAGCCCGTTCGAGAACCTGGCCGAGGGCGAACAACTCTTCACCGACGACCACAACATCGGCAGCGGCCGCTACTTCGACGGCGAGGTGCCGTTCAACTGGTTCCAGCACTTCGAGAACATTCTCGACACCGCACACTTCCTGTGGCTCCACGTGTTCCACTCGGGTTCACAGTTCGGCTCTCGCTACGGCGAGTTCGA
This window encodes:
- a CDS encoding 4-hydroxyphenylacetate 3-hydroxylase N-terminal domain-containing protein — protein: MAARDGEAYLKGLRATSREIWLGGERVDDVVEHPMFAGGAKAIAAYYDLQMERPDLLLVDDPESGEPINVSHRAPRTVEELRHRGDGLRAIAELSMGVMGRTPDYMNVTFAGFAEDRTRWAGEDGSNEAGYQRLVDFQRRLRRDDLSLTHTIVHPTVNKATDKNFVDNPVPLHKVGETPDSIIVRGARLLATLAPYADEQTVYPGGPLPPGSPSEYALSFTLPMDTPGLVFLCRDSGMRPDVDPVDAPFSSRFDEQDAFCIFDDVEVPKANVWIDGNVEVYNSVMGMSSWWPNIMQQTTVRALTKLEFAYGLASRMADTIGDASERTLEFLGEILGYVEMTRSALIAGEARYTTWESGMVSLEARAMHPLRALLPEWFTRVNDIIKIIGSHNLLQVSSQGQIADARINALIGEFMPGADDITAEDRSNIFRTAWDFAGSSLGGRNELYERNYLSSARTNRMNSHRIYSAEARRRGDELIDKLLSDARGRR
- a CDS encoding Rieske 2Fe-2S domain-containing protein; this encodes MTTIDDGQIETSVRIEGTPDTGTAYGMQPGTHDADLTEVGPGTPMGELLRRYWHPIALSEQATDLPKLVRILGEDLILYRDTEGRTGLMHPRCTHRGTSLLYGRVDEHGIRCCYHGWAFDTEGRCTDQPCEPNNGPSRDKFRQPWYPTEERYGLVWAYMGPPERKPLLQRYSPFENLAEGEQLFTDDHNIGSGRYFDGEVPFNWFQHFENILDTAHFLWLHVFHSGSQFGSRYGEFDNLDFQPWERLAASSFEVTDTGVATSRTMTIPDGRHLHTTTETILPGVRGVSNPFGDPGPTDSLGFVVPVDDTHFKIFTILRGADRTFFERVASMRRAEPTLEGAQRYPGDWEAQGSQGEITLHSEEHLASSDRGIRMLRRLFRSQIEVITNGGDPINVAFEPGQEMVQTQCGQYFVEDQGA
- a CDS encoding MASE1 domain-containing protein; protein product: MRKIDQRAAAELVAAAVLSAALYVGLSAAAIGWSGDLRPIPLWLATAACVATAVVAPTKDLRWAVVAGGAVVGNVASGLWLFDETARSLVTPGLAVFVQTVLAVALLRRVLGHDVAIRRTRRSIEVLGVAVVTSAVGATIAVAETLSPVVGDRFDSWVSWALGDLVGLLVVLPLVLAPRVPLVIPREASVVRESVLSVALLVIAVAITFNMSNSAVYVIAPGILWLAIRFGPRVAAPCALFTVVAGTILTGDGHGPFLTGDHPVLHVQGFNLAVGLCSLVGGALAVRAWDDQQHLGAMVAAMPDATLIKNRSGQLLNAWIPQAMSDASVNLLSATPRSNHPLDTIDAGSVEPTIHLTLDGRTLEQRTAAMVDGRTLHLFRDISEEEERRRQLCARREQLTAAIADEQARLGKRLHNAPVQLLTAALLRIGEERSRRDSNDLDDAESMIAEAIGQLRSVSDQLVPPDVEAGGLVDTLVQFGHQFLSSPDVALASHDQSSPHVTGQTASTLYLIGREALTNVALHADASRVTIDLATSDREAILRIENDGRGLQPVDGSDRRHLGVELMRQRATALGGSLEIEAGPSGGVVVTALVPIS
- a CDS encoding MarR family transcriptional regulator, encoding MHADVAASGLPPLPESLPISLARARDGVLRLFVPVLRPLDLTEQQWRVLRALVGSPSSMSVGELATSTALLGPSIARMLPVLDERGLISRTIDPADARRVECSATDLGRKTVASVADELRRQYERIEETLGADGLATLTELLGRLAMLEP
- a CDS encoding response regulator transcription factor, whose amino-acid sequence is MEPAAPVRIVVIDDHAVLLESLASSLGGRDGIEVVATMHSLAEFLECSGDAAPFDVVVADCDLGDGLGTDIVPQAAAAGAVVLVLSGWSQALVAATAAQTGCAGFVHKGSPLAELERAIRTVFDGGTVFAADAIAALTSVTDQARPELTEREFDILRLLAGGRAAKEISETLFTSIHTTRSHIRSILTKLEATSQLETVVKAVQLGLIEIPERRTLS